The following are from one region of the Coffea eugenioides isolate CCC68of chromosome 2, Ceug_1.0, whole genome shotgun sequence genome:
- the LOC113762795 gene encoding uncharacterized protein LOC113762795: protein MQLRISTSLLVYLLILNLLSSGKVEGFSNGVNHMYSADKDGVVIGNNRKVQVLDVALDYDYAGPNPKHDPRGKKPGGGGNKNP from the exons CAGCTCAGGATCAGCACCTCTCTTCTAGTCTATCTTTTAATACTCAATCTCCTGTCTTCAG GTAAGGTTGAAGGCTTCAGCAATGGCGTGAATCACATGTACTCAGCTGACAAG GATGGAGTTGTGATCGGGAACAACAGAAAGGTTCAGGTCCTGGATGTAGCGTTGGATTATGACTATGCAGGGCCTAATCCTAAGCATGACCCAAGAGGGAAGAAACCAGGCGGAGGTGGCAACAAAAATCCTTGA
- the LOC113763075 gene encoding importin subunit beta-1: MAMEVTQVLLNAQSVDSTVRKHAEESLRQFQEQNLSVFLLSLSGELAGEDKPVDSRKLAGLILKNALDAKEQHRKYELVQRWLALDMGVKTQIKACLLQTLSSPVHDAHSTASQVIAKVAAIELPQKQWPELIGSLLSNIHQVPAHVKQATLETLGYLCEEVSPDVVDQDQVNKILTAVVQGMNANEVNNDVRLAATRALYNALGFSHANFSNDMERDYIMRVVCEATLCPDVKIRQAAFECLVSIASTYYEKLAPYIQDIFNITAKAVREDEEPVALQAIELWSSICDEEIDILEEYGGDFTADSDVPCYYFIKQALPALVPMLLETLLKQEEDQDLDEGAWNLAMAGGTCLGLVARTVGDDIVPLVMPFIEENITKPDWRQREAATYAFGSILEGPSPDKLTSIVNVALNFMLTALTNDPNSHVKDTTAWTLGRIFEFLHGSTVETPIITPANCQQIVTVLLQSMNDAPNVAEKACGALYFLVQGYEDIGSTSPITPFFQEIVKSLLHVTDREDAGESRLRTAAYETLNEVVRCSTDETASMVLQLVPIIMTKLHQTLEAEKLSSDGREKQNELQGLLCGCLQVITQKLGASEPAKYAFMQFADQIMNLFLRVFACRSATVHEEAMLAIGAVAHATGPDFAKYMPELYKYLEMGLQNFEEYQVCAVTVGVVGDICRALDDKVLPYCDGIMTQLLKDLSSNQLHRSVKPPIFSCFGDIALAIGENFEKYLMYAMPMLQSAAELSAHTSGADDEMIEYTNLLRNGILEAYSGIFQGFKNSPKTQLLIPYAPHILQFLDSIYMEKDMDDVVMKTAIGVLGDLADTLGSNAGSLIQQSLSCKDFLNECLSSDDHLIKESAEWAKMAITRAISV; this comes from the exons ATGGCAATGGAAGTTACCCAAGTCCTCCTAAATGCACAATCAGTGGATTCAACTGTTCGTAAACATGCAGAAGAGTCGTTGAGGCAGTTTCAGGAGCAAAATCTTTCTGTGTTCTTATTGTCTCTTTCTGGAGAACTTGCTGGTGAGGACAAACCAGTTGATAGCCGTAAACTAGCTGGTTTGATCCTTAAAAATGCTTTGGATGCTAAGGAGCAACATAGGAAATATGAGCTTGTCCAAAGATGGTTAGCACTAGATATGGGTGTGAAAACTCAGATAAAAGCATGCTTATTACAGACGCTTTCCTCGCCCGTGCATGATGCTCACTCTACGGCTTCACAGGTCATCGCAAAAGTTGCAGCCATTGAGTTGCCTCAGAAACAGTGGCCTGAATTGATAGGTTCACTTCTGTCAAACATTCACCAGGTCCCCGCTCATGTGAAGCAAGCCACCTTGGAAACTCTCGGGTATTTGTGCGAAGAAGTTTCTCCGGATGTGGTAGACCAAGATCAAGTGAATAAAATACTGACAGCTGTTGTCCAAGGTATGAATGCAAATGAGGTGAATAATGATGTCAGGCTTGCAGCTACCAGAGCATTGTATAATGCTCTTGGATTTTCTCACGCAAACTTTTCCAATGATATGGAGCGTGATTATATCATGAGAGTTGTGTGTGAGGCTACTTTGTGTCCTGATGTCAAAATCCGACAGGCTGCTTTTGAATGTCTGGTCTCGATTGCCTCTACATACTACGAGAAGTTAGCTCCATACATCCAGGATATTTTCAATATCACGGCCAAGGCTGTCAGGGAAGATGAGGAGCCCGTTGCTCTACAAGCTATTGAACTCTGGAGCTCAATATGTGACGAGGAGATAGATATTTTGGAAGAATATGGGGGTGATTTTACTGCAGACTCAGATGTCCCATGCTATTATTTCATCAAGCAGGCTCTCCCTGCTCTTGTACCTATGCTGTTAGAGACACTTTTAAAGCAAGAAGAAGATCAGGATCTGGATGAGGGTGCTTGGAATCTTGCTATGGCTGGTGGTACGTGCCTTGGTTTGGTTGCTCGCACTGTTGGTGATGATATTGTCCCGCTAGTCATGCCATTTATAGAAGAAAACATAACAAAGCCAGATTGGAGACAGAGAGAGGCTGCCACATATGCCTTTGGTTCCATACTGGAGGGTCCATCGCCTGATAAGTTGACCTCCATCGTCAATGTTGCTCTAAATTTCATGCTTACTGCACTCACAAATGACCCTAATAGTCATGTTAAGGATACGACGGCATGGACACTTGGTAGAATATTTGAATTTCTTCATGGTTCAACTGTAGAGACTCCCATTATTACCCCTGCAAATTGTCAACAGATTGTCACGGTTCTGCTTCAGAGCATGAATGATGCTCCCAATGTCGCTGAGAAGGCCTGTGGTGCTCTCTATTTCCTTGTGCAGGGTTATGAGGATATTGGGTCCACATCTCCAATAACTCCTTTTTTCCAGGAAATTGTTAAATCCCTCCTTCATGTCACTGACAGGGAAGATGCTGGGGAGTCACGACTGAGGACTGCTGCTTATGAGACACTGAACGAAGTGGTGAGGTGTTCCACGGACGAGACAGCTTCAATGGTGTTGCAGTTAGTTCCTATCATTATGACGAAGCTTCACCAAACCCTGGAAGCAGAGAAGCTTTCTTCTGACGGGAGAGAGAAGCAGAACGAGTTACAGGGCCTACTTTGTGGGTGCTTACAGGTCATTACTCAGAAACTTGGTGCATCTGAGCCAGCAAAGTATGCGTTCATGCAGTTTGCAGATCAGATAATGAATCTCTTCCTTCGGGTGTTTGCTTGTAGAAGTGCAACTGTGCATGAGGAAGCTATGCTTGCCATTGGAGCTGTTGCCCATGCAACTGGCCCAGATTTTGCAAAGTACATGCCTGAGCTTTACAAATATTTGGAAATGGGTCTTCAAAATTTTGAGGAGTATCAGGTCTGTGCTGTCACTGTCGGTGTTGTGGGTGATATATGCAGGGCGTTGGATGACAAAGTACTGCCTTATTGTGATGGAATAATGACCCAGCTTCTGAAAGACCTTTCGAGCAATCAGTTACACCGATCTGTGAAACCTCCTATCTTTTCATGCTTTGGTGACATAGCTCTGGCTATAGGAGAGAATTTTGAAAAGTACTTGATGTATGCCATGCCTATGCTCCAGAGCGCAGCCGAATTGTCTGCCCACACATCAGGCGCTGATGACGAAATGATTGAGTATACCAATCTGTTGAGGAATGGAATCTTAGAGGCATACTCAGGGATATTTCAGGGATTTAAGAACTCTCCTAAAACTCAGCTGTTGATTCCTTATGCACCTCACATATTGCAATTTCTGGATAGCATTTACATGGAAAAAGACAT GGATGATGTTGTGATGAAAACTGCTATTGGGGTGCTGGGAGATTTGGCAGATACATTGGGAAGTAATGCTGGTTCTTTGATTCAGCAATCTCTCTCATGCAAGGACTTTTTAAATGAGTGTTTGTCCTCAGATGACCATTTGATTAAAGAATCAGCTGAGTGGGCCAAGATGGCCATCACTCGTGCCATATCTGTTTGA